The genomic region ggcgacttgccaatttcttcctccactctagtgactatatttgctatttgttcagcgttcaaatttgggctggccattttgctttcgttgctctctttcccaactacatatcccattttcaaaatgatgcgtttatggtcactccctatgctgctaaacccttcctcatcgatgaccatttctctcaacttatcctgaattccttctgtcatcagacagtaatcaatggtcgattgccggtttcccacttcccacgtgatctgtccttcacacttaggccctgtattcacgatcacgaggttatgttgctcgcaaaggtctagcattaacttcccgttattgtcggtatagccgtctaaatcctctatgtgggcattcatgtcacctaataggactatctcagcaccattcccgaaacccctaatatcagcgcttatgcattccactaactctttattcttctctgtgcaatttattccggtccacaaatacgtaactccaagccaagtttctttcccactcattgtacctgataaccaaagatgctcttgacattgtgaatttactcttttccatttggctccctgatggatgagcattccgactccccctccctttctttccgacttaattctgttgcacccttcccatacataattctcaataactggcggctcttctgagtctctaaggtgcgtttctgtaaccgcatatacccctatttgttctctatgtaactgctcctcaatctctgcccacttttcctttcttctgccgccctgcatgtttatgtagcctattgcatggcgagctcttgttcttgctttcctccttttcctcttatcgacggcgatgctcttctgctgttcccctaggggaacttctttattactacctactctgacctcccgagcgcccgcgggccccctaaaaaagcaacagcgcgacccccaagtcgccagcccacttctcgtgctagcctgtaattgaagtggatcccatctcgtttaaaaccaccacaacttctcacttccctgtttacttcgacaacctcgaagcctttgtctcggctcattttccatattgcctcattggcagccattacggctctttgtacgtgactgtcacgcacaggcacctccggcaccgtgcacaccacgatctgcacctgaggggatagctcgcgcaagtcgtccacccccttcgccaagcgctgggctagtcctggccctttcctgttcaggacgtcatttagcccacctgctactacgacaaggttgcgcacgtgggcattttccgtgagcttttcttttgctcgctccatgacagaacccagtgtctgccctggaaatgtccctaccgccactcttttgtcgcctttcaccctctctacaattgcttttgagcacccagccatgtttgagtcgccagcgatgatcaccctttcactctctcccacctctccctgcttcccggcttcctgtggctgcagcgtcgcctcccgcggggcgtgttgcgctgcttcgctataactacgccgattcaccggcggcgagctgactaccgcttgccctgccaccctgcccccgacttcgcctgtagggtctaccctactttctgtgcttttgcctccggcttggtgtcccgacccatcattctccgctgcgcgcgtctcaagcgcatcgagacgcctatgcagttctgctctcctttccttctcttctccaagctcggccacggttcttactaattgcgcggcctgcaccgcttccaccttgaccaactcggcgactttcgcctgcaaagctaaccgcctctcccgctcctccttcaggtctgctttcagctcctcgaacttggctgtccaatttccttccagtttttggactgcttccctgaccttttcgcacagcctgcacgtaaagctagactcttccgcgtctgctaagctctggaaactggtctcgtcgagggagcaccagcgcaggcactcgtcgcactgcacttgctccgcatcccccgcggccttccctttgtttggtttcatcgctaggcctacttcctcaggctcaacgagcacgtccgccaaatcacttcgaagagctagctgagatagttacataggcctatcaaacaggtcccgcctagcacccaggcccaacgagggaaaccgccagacccagacaaagccggcacgtttaccacgcttaccacgaattcaaaatttgcgcccccgctccatgcaaaacaaaactcttcaaaaacatcagccaacaagaagaaaaaaagaccacctagccacgaacgaagtcgctaaagcctcgacacaggagcgtccgcacgcccaattactatttaaatacaaaaaacagctaataaaaacagaagcaagctcaaagcatgcacaaaaacttatgatttcgtcgtcgccacggagctccgaaacgcacgtccatccgccacaaaatccaatCCAACAGGTTATCCAATCCAACAGGTTATCCAATccaacaggttataaaagcgccacctacggcagtcggttgaacgaaagtgggcgcaagctgctctcatagaagccggatatctgtgcaggtctggagttccagtaggtcgtggtacGTTTGCGCAGTGTGTGTGAGTAATGGCCGCCGACGAACGAGTCGGTTCTTTAGAGGAGCAAGCGTTGAAGCGAAAGGAACGCCTTCGCGCGTTACGCGAGAAGAAAACAGTCGCCAACGACGCCGTAGAAGACGACAAAGCCAAACAACCGGTGCCGGAATCGTTGCCAAAGCCGGTATTCAGGTCCTACAGACCCGAGGACGAAGCACTCAAGGAGTCCGTGATCCCGGACATCTCTCCGGCTGCCATCGAAGAAGAGATCAAGGAGAAGATCGCCGTCGGCGATTCGGAAGACCTCGCCAAAGAGGTCGACCTAGCTTCACTCGCTCCGAGGAAGCCTGACTGGGACTTGAAGCGCGACGTGTCCAAAAAGCTGGAGAAACTCGAGAGGCGGACCAAGAGGGCCATTGTCGAGTTGATCCGCGAGCGCCTCAGTTCGGGCAAGAGCGGTGCCGATCTGGCCGCCGCCGTAAACACGGCCAGCGGGCCGCAGAACATCGATTCCGACGAGGACTGACCGAAGTAACGCATTCATGGTAAGCACCGGTGGCTTGTTTGCAAAGCGCGCTGTTCATTGGAGGCTTTCACTGCGGCACTGAAAACTACATCTTGCGAATGCATGTTGACGTTTTAAGGCGAATGGCATTCTTGACACTGTGAGACCAGTCTTTTTCATGTTCGGCTATCTTACTATATAACGAAAAAACATGAGTCGATTCCGATGAGTGAAGTCTAaaaacaacttgggtcactgggtatgtaccactGGCGAGTGttgcgctcttcaatgaacttctttgatgccaCCATGGATCATTGGGTATCTGCCGCTCTTCATATAATCATCAAAAGAAACATATCCATCACCAATTACACACCCATGATTATCTTGCTAATAAGTGTACAAAAGTACACTTATAACAGAAATGTGTTATataacaacagcagcagcaacaacaacaaaaaaccatTCAGTGACCAGTAAATTTATTTCCTTCTAGAAAAAATCTATTCACATATTGGTATAGTCATCGTAGATGAGTTCTGCCCAAACTTTTATTTGGTGATCACATTGGACGTCGGGTTGCATTGCCAAAACGTATTCATTTCTATTCATGCTTGCTTCTGTTTCTATCATTTTACTCTACTTCAATAATAGCAGCAGTGCCGGAAGTCATAACACTCACATCTGATAGCTTGATTGCTAAATGCAGCAATTAATTGTGTGCTCACGTTGAAACAAATGCTGTTGCCCTCTCAGATTGGTAGCATCACATTATTTATTTCAGTGTATGAATAGAAAAAAACACAAGATATGATGCAGCACACCTGGTGTCATAGTGAGGAGATAAGCGTTTGGCAAGATAAGTATTGCATAATAGTTGAATACTAGCaaagtttcttttcttgttactgttgtcattgttatcggtatactttatagttcttgtatccagtttttccatatgtataatgccagccaatattttttattattattttttttctctcttcgtgttatcctttttcccgcccgaccttgtacttgccgccataccacattatcatcgattcctctcctttatgttaacctgcaaatttgagccgtacgttgtacaccgacaagttactttgtactttctttattaccccccttactcaatgccctgtaaaggggcctgtaaggtatgttcaataaataaataaatagaaggaTCAATTACCTTCACTCATCGTAAGAAATGATTTAAACTGGCAAAATACAACTATTCATTCTATCTCCTCATAAATGCCTGTCACCACAATAGCGAAAGCGTTCACTTTAACCCATTTGCTGCGTCCGCGTGCGGGCCATCCATACCGCGCGTTGTTTCACCAATAGTGTGCACGCATGCCACACTCTCGCCTTTCTGTGTGTAATGAGCGCCTAAGCAAAATATTTGCTGGACACTTATCAAAACGCATTCATTGACATTTGAGAAATATTCACACTTTACTCTGCGAAGTTTTTCAACTCGCATCTTAGAGCACTCTGGCATGTGAAGAGCAACACCACACTTTTCACACTCCCAGaggctttcacttttttttcctttagccttACACACCTGGCATTGCCTTGAGGCTGCTCATCCCTGTCGCTACCAAGAGGATATCCAATATCACACTCAGAAAGAGCACGCTGTCCATTAGAGGTCGCCATTCCTTCTGCCGCCAGACACCACCacacggcaaaaaaaaatttaaacatAGAAAAGTGCATTCAAATGACACAGCTCAATACTGTCATCTATCGGTAATATATCCAAGCATCTGATAAGGTGATAAGTGCTGCCGTCTATCAACAGCTTCAGGAAATCATAAAATCGGCAGCCCGGTGTTTCGCCGGCTTCGGCAACATTGCCACTGCACGTATGCTTGGCGATTTGCCGGCTTTGGCAGTGAATGGCTTAATACCTTACAGACCCTGCCATGGGTCTTACATAAGGGATGGGtttgcaaaaaataataaattgtgGTGACCTTGTTACAATGTGTGACGCGAGGTAACTTCTGCAGGGAAAGCAGATGAGCTGGTAATCGCTGCAATATTGTAAGCAAGGTTGTTGACAGTATGTGCGGGAGGACAGGTTACGTTTAAACCTGTGCCATGGGATATGCATGACGGTGGCAAAATTGAGTGCATGATTGAGTACATTGTCAAAAAATGTATGGAATAATGATAAGCTAGAAATAAAATGGTGCTGAGAAAGGGTGCACCAGAATATGCTTTTAAAAAAGTTGCGCTGCTATCATATGAGAACGCAGAGTGAATAAATCGGATAGCATGATTCTGAAAAGCTTCGTGGGTATTTGTGAGGCAGATCTGGTAGGGTTCCAAGTGGCTGATGTGTATTCTAGTTGCGGTTGTATTAGTGACTTGTAAGCTAGTAGTTTCATGTGCTGTGcagcagtggcatagccagaagttgatttgggggggggggggggttcatcaCTGACAACTACCACTCCTCATCctccttcacctctctctctctctctacacacacacacacacacacacacacacacacgcacgcacgcacgcacacacacacacacacacattgtgggacgaggtttaggcagccagtctcttctttattctcccgagacagagccccaccaccaggccccaaaacggtgatgatgagtatgtacaggtgagaatatgaagcgtatgaataatgctcacactaatttccccgcacgcgcaagcggccagccaggccgcgacttagccaggaggggaacgccgaacaaatcgttttaggcgtgaaacgtgaacgatctccgaaccacgacaacgatggtcggaagaaacgtctacgggagtaacgcgatagttcacgggggatgtttgttcgttaataatgtagggtccaagaaagcgggattcaaacttctcgcacaaaccgggtgcacgaatgggcgtccaaagaagcacttcctctccgggacgaaaggagacgtcgcgacgagagatgtcgtaacgttgcttgcgatctagctgactgacttctgtgttgaaacgagcacgttgacggcattcctcaagtctcgaaacgaactgttcgggtgtactgtctgaggtgttagttggagcattgaagaaagcggcgtcgatggtgaatgtcagtgaacggccgaaaactaggtagaaaggtgagtatcccgtagttcgttggatagcggtgttgtgagcaaaagtcacgaaaggtaaaagtttgtcccaattgtcgtggtttagcccgatatacatcgatatcatatctattagtgtgcgatgaaatcgctcggttaagccatttgtttgtgggtgatatgcggatgtcgtcttatgaactgtgccacaagctccgagtacttctgcgagcattgttgacatgaaagtcttgccgcggtcgcttaacagtacacgaggggcaccatggcgcagcacaatggcatctagaaagaaggtggcgacgtcggaggctgaactagagcgtagaggagcggtctctgcgtaacgtgtgagctggtcaacagctgtcacgacccatcgatgacccgctggcgttatgggcagagggccgactaggtctatcccaacgatggcaaacggtgtctcgggacatgggatgggctgtaaaagcccagcaggaggcgaagtcggtcgtttccgccgttgacactgaacgcaagaagcgacgtacttggccacaaaggtagacatgcctggccaaaagaaacggctcctaacgcggtggtatgttttgtggaatcccaaatggccagcagatgggtcgtcgtgcaaggcttcaaggacttgtgtgcgcatcgagcgtggaagaataggtacccagctgtgtccgtcggagttgtatatgtagcggtacagcacatcgttgtcaagcttaaatagtcgcagttgtcgacgtaatctggcatttggtgcagatgtagttccgcacaggcgttggatgatgctgtcgcagtaggggtcagaacgttgacacgaggcgaggtgagtgaggcgattggaagataacgtgtcagtaaccgagaggtaataacggtaataacgggagtgacgacttagtctcagcatcaagtggcgagcaatggagagatgtactcgaagctaataatggcagcgggcagcgagagagagcgtcggcatcttgatgctttttcccagacttgtagacaacgtcaaagtcgtactcttgtaagcgtaccacccagcgaccaagtcgtccggacaaatttttgattgacgacaaccagcataaggcgtagtggtcggttatgaccgtgaaatggcgtccgtaaagatatggtcgaaatttttggatcgcccaaactactgcgagacattcctgttctgtgatcgagtaatttgtttcggcaggtgttagtgcgcgactggcataggcaacaactctctctcgtgaggtggtatcatgctgtaaaagtacagcaccgatcccatggccactagcgtcggtgtgcaagcaagttggtgcgttctcatcgaagtgacagaggacagggtcgctggttaatgcctgcttgagggcttggaaagaaagttcgcattcatctgtccaagggaaagcagtgcccgacgtgagcaacttgtgtagcggcgacgccatggctgcaaaatgactgatgaagcggcggaagtaggatgccaggcctaagaaacttcttaattgcttttgattttcagggcgagggaagcgatgcacggcagcaacattttcgggatctggtcgaacgccgtctttgctgataagatggcccaatactttgatgttctttctggcaaaatggcatttctttgtgttgagttggagtccagcgttggaaatgcaagtgaaaacttcgtccaagcgctcaaggtgctgactaaaagttgtagaaaaaataacgatgtcatctaaatagcacagacaggtcttccacttaaggccacgtaaaactgtgtcgatcatgcgttcaaacgttgcaggggcattacataaaccgaatggcatgacgttgaactcgtagagtccgtctggcgttgcaaaggctgtcttgtccttgtccgcttcgcgcatggggatttgccagtatccggatcggaggtctagactagagaaatattctgcaccctggagggagtcaatggcatcatcaattcttggcatcggatatacgtctttgcgcgtgatcttattaagggctcgataatcgacgcagaatcgtacggagccgtctttcttgcgaaccagcaccacaggagacgaccaagaactggaggatggccgaatgatgtctcttttgagcatgtcatcaacgttacccgcaatgattttccgttccgcggaagacacgcgatacgggcggcggcgtacaaccgaactgccttcggtttcgatgcgatgtactgcgacggaagtgcgccccagaagcttggagtggacgtcaaataaggctctgtgtttgtgcaggagtgccagaaggtcttgtttctgcgcagtggtcaaatcgggatttatcgcggccgttaaagcagccgcagcagtgtgataatcagttgtggtagacaaaggtggtgattcggtgtgaagcggtaccagcgaaagaggttcggtgtcagtaaagcatgtcgcagtagagccctgggagagcacaactggcgaagaagtagggttatgaacagcgactgaggctctaccgtcctgaaaccgtactagacTAGGAGTAAGGCtgagcccaccagaaatgcagtaaccactcggtgcaaggaacacatcaccattgaTAATAGTGTcagaagtcagcgtcagaatatgctcagtgcccgcgggaatgaaacagtcggtagacgtgacaaaacgcaggctgtgatcattgacagaggacgaagattcagtgtctgtcatatgaatagttcgctgacggcaagagattaaagctgaggcggaggacaggaagtcccat from Dermacentor albipictus isolate Rhodes 1998 colony unplaced genomic scaffold, USDA_Dalb.pri_finalv2 scaffold_61, whole genome shotgun sequence harbors:
- the LOC139053053 gene encoding coiled-coil domain-containing protein 12, translated to MAADERVGSLEEQALKRKERLRALREKKTVANDAVEDDKAKQPVPESLPKPVFRSYRPEDEALKESVIPDISPAAIEEEIKEKIAVGDSEDLAKEVDLASLAPRKPDWDLKRDVSKKLEKLERRTKRAIVELIRERLSSGKSGADLAAAVNTASGPQNIDSDED